A window of the Brassica napus cultivar Da-Ae chromosome A2, Da-Ae, whole genome shotgun sequence genome harbors these coding sequences:
- the LOC111202900 gene encoding uncharacterized protein LOC111202900, translated as MASSQSLVIPLASDSFRTSSDHYENPYYLHHNDHAGLVIVTDRLTTASDFHSWKRSIKMALNVRNKLGFIDGTIPKPSLSHRDYGACSRCNDIVATWLMNSVSKKIGQSLLFISTVEGIWNNLISRFKQDDAPRVYDIEQQLSKIEQGSLDVCAYYTELITLWEEHRNFVELPVCTCGKCECDAASLWEKLQHRSRVTKFLMGLNESYEQTRRHILMLKPIPTIEEAFNIVTQDERQRSIRPVTAVDNVAFYTVNPSTVVVDPAYVAAYNAGRAYQKPICTHCGKTGHTVHTHLYSFVAFHTVNPSTVTYGAPHSQNRTQSQSRASHTPAKPTSQDSAPQATLTNAVATVCADTDSRFISQLPPVSPHLTSGGMNLNLQSFTPQQIQSLITQFNAHVRVSEPQCSSGTVTFPSINLTFENNTLHYKHHYLSTLQSFLPKDAWIIDSGASSHACSDLGMFDSFVPVSSVTDAFPAFG; from the exons ATGGCGTCTTCTCAATCACTTGTGATTCCTCTTGCCTCTGATTCTTTCCGTACTTCGTCTGATCATTATGAGAACCCCTATTATCTTCATCATAATGATCATGCTGGATTGGTTATTGTTACCGATCGACTGACGACAGCTTCTGATTTTCACTCTTGGAAACGATCTATCAAGATGGCGTTGAATGTGCGCAACAAGCTCGGCTTCATTGATGGTACAATCCCTAAGCCTTCTCTCTCACATCGTGACTATGGAGCTTGCTCTCGTTGCAATGACATTGTGGCTACTTGGTTGATGAATTCGGTATCCAAGAAGATAGGGCAGAGCTTGTTGTTTATATCTACTGTAGAGGGGATCTGGAACAATCTCATATCTCGATTCAAGCAGGATGATGCTCCTCGCGTTTATGATATTGAACAACAGTTGAGTAAGATTGAGCAAGGCTCACTGGATGTCTGTGCGTACTATACGGAGTTGATAACTCTCTGGGAGGAACATCGTAACTTTGTGGAGCTTCCAGTTTGTACGTGTGGGAAATGTGAGTGTGATGCGGCATCTTTATGGGAGAAGCTACAACATAGGAGCCGAGTGACAAAGTTTCTGATGGGTTTGAATGAGTCTTATGAGCAGACGAGACGTCATATCCTTATGCTCAAGCCGATTCCCACAATTGAAGAAGCTTTCAACATTGTAACTCAGGATGAGAGACAACGTTCAATTCGTCCTGTTACTGCAGTTGATAATGTAGCTTTTTATACTGTGAATCCTTCTACTGTGGTTGTTGATCCTGCTTATGTTGCAGCTTACAATGCAGGACGTGCTTATCAGAAACCCATTTGTACTCATTGTGGGAAGACTGGTCACACTGTTCACACCCATTTGTACTCATTTGTAGCTTTTCATACTGTGAATCCTTCTACTGTG ACTTATGGAGCACCACATTCTCAGAACAGGACTCAGTCTCAATCTCGTGCATCACACACTCCTGCTAAACCAACTTCTCAAGATTCAGCACCACAGGCTACTTTGACTAATGCTGTAGCAACAGTCTGTGCTGATACAGATTCACGGTTCATCTCACAACTTCCACCAGTTTCTCCTCATTTGACCAGTGGAGGAATGAACTTGAATTTGCAAAGCTTTACTCCACAACAGATTCAGAGTTTGATAACGCAGTTCAATGCTCATGTCCGAGTTTCAGAGCCTCAA TGTTCTTCTGGTACAGTTACATTCCCTTCTATAAACCTTACCTTTGAGAATAATACTCTTCATTACAAACATCATTATCTTTCCACTTTACAATCATTTCTTCCTAAAGATGCTTGGATCATTGATAGTGGAGCATCTAGTCATGCTTGTTCTGACTTAGGGATGTTTGATAGCTTTGTACCAGTTTCCTCTGTCACT GATGCCTTCCCCGCTTTTGGATAA